From the Cohaesibacter sp. ES.047 genome, the window TCGCAACATGACCCGCAGGGGTGTGATTGCCAGCCTGACAGAGGAAAGCGACCCATTGCGCGCGATCGAAGACTATCAGGCCCATGGACAGCGACTGCCGGAGAAGACATGCACCAGCGGTCATCATCATAACCACGAGCATGGGCATTGATAGATTGGCAGCTGAATGGAGTCGCATGTAAAAAAGGGGCCGCAAGGCCCCTTCTTATTGTTCGCGATAACAATCCCGATCAGTTGATTGCGAGCACAGTGGTTTCCGGGAAGCGCGTGGTCATATCTTCGCACCAGCGATCGACCAACTCTTCCTTGACCAGAACCACAATCGAACCACCGAAGCCACCACCGGTTTGGCGCGCGCCGATTGCTCCCATCTGAAGGGCCATTTCGACCAGCGTGTCGGTCTCGTCCACGGTGATCTCATAGTCGTTCTTTTGCGACAGATGGCTCTGGACCATGAGCTTGCCAAAGCTTTCGGCATTGCCGGATTTCAGAGCTTCGACCCCGTCGAGCACACGCTGGTTGTCGGTAACGACGTGGCGGGCGCGTTTGGCTTCCACTCCGCCGATGGCGTTGATCCGATCCAGATCATCAGCGCTGACCTCACGCAAGGAGGCGATGCCAAGCTTTTCGCAGGCACTGTTGCATTCCTTCACCCGCTGCTCGTAGGAGCCATCGGTCAGCTTGTGCGTGACACCGGAATGCAACGTGATGAAGCGATGATCAGGGAAGAGCGGTGCCAATTCATAGTCGAGCCTTTGCGTGTCGAGGAACAGCGCCATGTTGTGGGTGCCAACCGATGAGGCAAACTGATCCATGATGCCGCACGGCATGCC encodes:
- the galK gene encoding galactokinase → MDTAMLRQNVSESFEKQFGTAPTAIVSAPGRVNLLGEHTDYNGGFVLPMPLNLEICIAIGPGPNPGHAELYSLNFDARADVALDGDKADEWTDFILGSFQLSPHEPDLKAGYCLAVGSSLPMGAGISSSAALEVASLRAIAAYQGDKTPDPVAIAKNARKVENEFIGMPCGIMDQFASSVGTHNMALFLDTQRLDYELAPLFPDHRFITLHSGVTHKLTDGSYEQRVKECNSACEKLGIASLREVSADDLDRINAIGGVEAKRARHVVTDNQRVLDGVEALKSGNAESFGKLMVQSHLSQKNDYEITVDETDTLVEMALQMGAIGARQTGGGFGGSIVVLVKEELVDRWCEDMTTRFPETTVLAIN